ACGAATATGCTACTTTAAAAGAAATGGGAGCAGAAGTATACTCTGTATCAACTGATACTCACTTCACTCACAAAGCATGGCATGACCACTCAGAAGCAATCGGCAAAATCGAGTACATCATGATCGGCGACCCTTCTCAGAAGATTTCTCGCAACTTCGACGTATTGAACGAAGAAGATGGTCTTGCAGAGCGCGGAACTTTCATCATCGATCCAGACGGCGTTATCCAAACTGTCGAAATCAATGCAGGCGGAATCGGCCGTGACGCTAGCCAGGTAGTAAACAAGCTAAAAGCAGCACAATATGTACGCAACAACCCAGGCGAAGTTTGCCCTGCTAAATGGAAAGAAGGCGGCGAAACTCTTAAGCCAAGCCTTGATCTTGTAGGAAAGATTTAAGGGGTACACTCCCATGTTATTAGATGCAGATATAAAAGCACAATTAGCCCAATATCTTCAAATGATGGAGGGCGATGTGCTGCTTAAAGTTAGCGCAGGATCGGATGATGTATCACGAGACATGCTGGCTTTAGTCGATGAATTGGCAACAATGTCATCCCACATCAAAGTGGAGCATGCAGAACTCGAAAGAACACCAAGCTTCAGTGTCAACCGCCCTGGCGAAGACACTGGAGTGACTTTCGCAGGCATTCCTTTAGGACATGAATTCACTTCATTAGTCCTGGCTCTGCTGCAGGTTAGCGGAAGGGCTCCTAAGGTAGACCAGAAAGTCATCGATCAGGTAAAAGCGATCAAAGACGAATATCGTTTTGAAACGTATGTCAGCCTGAGCTGCCATAACTGCCCTGATGTGGTGCAGGCCCTGAACCTGATGAGCATTCTAAACCCTGGCATTTCCCATGTCATGATCGATGGCGCAGCTTTCAAGGATGAAGTTGAAAGCAAGCAGGTCATGGCCGTGCCAACGGTATTCCTGAATGGTGAAACATTCGGAAGCGGACGTATGTCCCTAGAAGAAATCCTTGCAAAAATGGGCTCTGGCCCTGATGCATCTGAACTGAGCGACAAAGACCCTTACGATGTCCTTGTTGTCGGCGGCGGACCGGCTGGTTCCAGTGCGGCCATCTATGCGGCTCGTAAAGGAATTCGTACAGGTATCGTAGCAGAACGCTTCGGCGGACAGGTTATGGATACTTTAGGCATTGAGAACTTCATCAGTGTGAAGCATACTGAAGGTCCAAAGCTTGTTGCAAGCCTTGAGGAGCATGTAAAAGAGTACGGCGTGGATATCATGAACTTGCAGCGTGCTAAAAGCCTGACGAAAAAAGACCTGATTGAACTTGAACTTGATAATGGTGCAGTTCTTAAGAGTAAAACTGTCATCATTTCAACTGGTGCCCGCTGGCGTAATGTCAATGTACCAGGAGAAGCCGAGTTCAAGAACAAAGGGGTGGCTTACTGCCCTCACTGTGATGGACCATTGTTCGAAGGAAAAGATGTTGCGGTTATCGGCGGAGGAAACTCCGGTGTTGAAGCAGCAATCGACCTTGCAGGTATCGTAAAGCATGTAACAGTTATCGAGTTCAACCCTGAACTCAAAGCTGACCAGGTTTTACAAGACCGTCTGCACAGCCTTCAGAACGTTACAGTTGTGACGAACGCACAAACAACTGAAATTACTGGAACAGACAAAGTGAACGGCATTTCCTATGTTGACCGTGCAACAGGTGAAGAACACCATGTTGAATTACAAGGTGTATTCGTCCAGATCGGCCTCGTACCGAACACAGAATGGCTCGGTGACACGCTTGAACGCACTCGCTTCGGTGAGATCGTCGTAGACAAGCACGGTGCCACGGATCTTCCAGGCGTCTTCGCTGCAGGCGACTGCACGGACAGTGCATACAAACAAATCATCATTTCAATGGGATCAGGTGCAACCGCAGCATTAGGTGCGTTTGATTATCTAATCCGAAATTAATTCATGTGCAAGATAGAAGCTGACTCCAAAAGTCGTTGTATGACGCCTTTGGAGTCAGCTTTTTATTTTCTAGAGACTGGTATTTCGGAGAGAAGAATATATTATTTGAAGTTGCGTTCTGCAGAGTTACACCATTACTTAATAAATTGGATGAATCGATAGTCCGGGAGATAAACTAAGGGATAGCTTCTGGGTAAAGGACGTGACTTTAATGGAATTTTTCCAAAGCCAGGAATCGCTTACTGCTATTCAGTGGATACTGCGGGCTATTATTGGTTTTTTCTTTTTATTAATTGTAACCAGAGCTCTTGGGCAACGTGCCATTTCCCAATTGAGACCCTTGGATTTTGCGATCGCTTTAGTTATCGGGAACATTATTGCCCATCCCCTCTCAGACGAGCATTTAGGATTAAAAGGCTCTATCATCACAACTACTGTCTTATTGGCATTATATCTCGGCGGAATCTATATGATACTCAAATTCTCCTGGTTTAGACGGTTACTCAGCCATGCACCAATCACCATTGTTGAAAACGGTGAAATACTTTATAAAGGATTAAAAAAGGCAAGAATCTCTATTGATGTATTATTGGAAGAGCTGCGGGAAAGAAAAATAGAAGATGTGAAAAAAGTAGCCCTGGCGATTTGGGAGGCTGACGGTAAATTATCCGTTTTCTTAGATCCAAAATATGAACCACTGACTCCCTCCTCTATGCAAATGGCTGCAGAGCCATTCAATTTTCCAAGGACGATCATTAAAGAAGGAAAAATAAATTACGAAGTATTGAATCAAGTTCACAAGGACGAAGGCTGGGTTGTTTCAAATTTAGAAAATATTTATCAGACAGGTGTTCAAGATGTCCTGCTTGCCACCCTTGATAATAAAGACATCCTTAAAGTATTTTTATATAAATAATCAATGATTTCCTTTCAACCGCGAAGTATAGAGATAAAAAATAACCTTCAATCCAAGGGATCGAAGGTTAGAGCTCTATCTACTGAGGACCTTTTCTTTTTCATTTAAACCAAGCATTTTAGCTGTTGATTCATGAATTTCATGGAATAGTTCCGGATTTTCGACTAAAGACACTCCATACGAAGGTACCATTTCTTTGATTTTATCTTTCCATTCAAACATTTTCTCTGGGAAGCATTTTTCCAGTACCTCAAGCATGACGTTAACTGCAGTGGATGCTCCTGGAGATGCCCCTAGCAATGCGGCCACTGAGCCATCAGAGGAGCTTACAACCTCTGTGCCGAACTGTAGTGTCCCTTTGCCTGTATCGGTATCCTTGATGACCTGTACACGCTGTCCTGCGACTACGATACTCCAATCCTCGCTTTTCGCATTAGGGATAAACTCACGCAGTTCTTCCATCCGCTTTTCATGCGATAGCATAACCTGCTCGATCAGATATTTAGTCAGCGCCATTTCCTTCATTCCGGCCGCTAACATAGTAATGATATTATTCGGCTTTACTGAACCTATCAAATCCAAATTCGAGCCTGTTTTTAGGAATTTCGGCGTGAAGCCGGCAAACGGTCCAAACAGCAACGACTTTTTATTATCAATAAAACGTGTATCCAGGTGCGGAACGGACATTGGAGGAGCCCCTACCTTGGCTTTACCGTAAACTTTCGCATGGTGCTGCTCGACAACCTCAGGATTGTTGCACACCATGAATAATCCGCTTACCGGGAACCCGCCGATTTGTTTTGATTCGGGAATCCCTGTTTTTTGCAGCAATGGCAGGCTGCCGCCCCCACCGCCAATAAAAATGAATTTCGCAAAATGGGACTCTGTTCTTCCGCTTTCAAGATTTTTTACCTTGACTTCCCAAGTGCCATCGCTAGCACGTTTGATATCTTTCACACTATGTCTATAGTTAATCTGGACCTTTTGACTCTCCAGATGTTCAAACAACATCCTTGTTAAAGCTCCAAAGTTAACATCCGTGCCTGAATCTATTTTGGTCGCAGCAATCGGCTCAGTTGAAGTACGGCCCTCCATGACTAAAGGAATCCACTCCTTCAGCTTAGCTGGATCCTCAGAATACTCCATTCCTTGAAACATAGGAATAGCTGAAAGCGCTTTAAAACGATTTTTCAAAAATTCTACATTCTTTTCCCCTTCTACTAGACTCATATGAGGCAGAGGCCTGATAAAATCCTGGGGATTACGAATCAAGTTGCTTTTTACAAGATGAGACCAAAATTGTCTTGAAATTTGGAACTGTTCATTTACGTTTATAGCTTTGCTAATATCAATTGATCCGTCCGGTTTTTCAGGTGTGTAGTTAAGTTCGCACAATGCGGCATGGCCAGTACCTGCGTTATTCCACTCATTAGAGCTTTCTTCGCCTGCTGAAGCAAGTTTCTCAAACACTTTGATTTCCCAATCTGGTGCTAATTCTTTCAGTAAGGATCCCAACGTCGCACTCATGACTCCGGCACCGATCAAGATAACGTCTGTTGCTTTCTGTACGTTGCTCATTATACCCTTCCTTGTCCATATATTTGAGTTGGCGCGCCAGCATATATATCCCTTATGTGCACACCCTGTTCGTTCGTTCAAACCTTAACATATTCAATTATAATGATTTATAGTTTGAAATTTCTACTATTTACTGATTATTATAAACTATTTTTCCATAGTAAAAAAGTGAGAAGTATCTTTATAAGGTTAGGAATCACCAGAAACAAAAGCAAAATCTTATAATAAAATTTTCGTTTTCCCTCTATTTGTATTACTCATTTCTCTATAAAAAACATTGATATGGCTCCCGGACCGACATGGGTTCCAACAGAAACTCCCATCTGCATGATATGGATTGCACCTGAAAATCCTGCTTCTTCCCGGAGTTTTTGTTTTAGCGTTTCAGCAACGGCCTTATCCGATGTATAGCCAATGAGAATAAACTCTGTCATTTCGTTGTCGTTTCGTTTAATAAACTCTTGTACATAATGCTTCAGTACTTTATTACGGCCTCTTTCTTTTGCGACGATTGCCCCTTTTCCTTGCTTCATCGTCATGATCGGTTTAAGCATAAGAATCTTTCCGATAAATGCACTTGCATTCGTGAGTCTGCCACTCTTGATTAAATGATTTAGATCATCAACGGATAGGAAGTGTTTTACTTTGGTTTTGTACGTTTCATTAAAATCGATGATTTCCTCAAATGATGCCCCCTGCTCTCGCATCATTGCACTCTTCATGATTAACCAGCCACTGCCATGACTCATGCATTTAGAATCGACTACATGGATTTTAACAGCCGATTCAGGGTACTCCTCATAGAAATAATCTTTTGCTATCGCAGCTGATTGGTAGGCACCGCTTGTCCCGCTAGACATGCATATACATAGTATCTCCTCATATCCATCATTCACAGCTTTATTTATGATTTTAAGGTATTCTTCAGGACTTGGCATCCCTGTCGTTGGGTGCTCAGATAAACCTTTTAAAATAGAATAAAAATCATTTGGCTCAATATCCACTCGATCTTTATAAAGTTTACCCTCTATATTTATTGTCAATGGGGCTAAGATAATGTCATATAATTCAAGTACTTCCTTCGATAAATCACAAGTAGAATCAGCCAAAATTTTAATCATTTATATCCTCCAGGTAAGCAACTACCCTTATCTTAACCCAACCTCAGCTCAGGTTAATACATATTTTATTAGTCTCTTTTCCGTAACCAGTTGCTTTACTCTAAAAAGCAGGACTAAAAAAGTCGACAAACTCAATGAAAATCGAGTATGCCGACAGTGTTTATTTGTGCTGTTAAGCTACTTCACCCTCCTGGCTGCTTGCTGAATAGGATCCCATACACCATTATACGGGGGAGCATACGCCAGATCTAAATCAAGCAGTTCATCGGTCGTCATGGAATGAAATATGGCCGTAGATAGTACATCGATTCGTTTATCGACGCCATTTTCCCCTATAATCTGTCCGCCAAGAACCTTATGTGTCTCTTTATGATAGACTAGCTTCAATTTCATTTTTTTATCATCGGGATAATAACCAGCGATATCAGTTGCTGTAATGGTTACAGAGCCATATGGGATGTTCAGCAAGTTTGCCTCTGTTTCTGATAGCCCTGTTCTTCCCAGGGATAAATCGAAAAACTTAATAATGGAAGTCCCTACAATTCCCTTAAACGTTTTATGTACATCAACCATATTCAATCCGGCGATTTGTCCTTGCTTATTGGCATGTGTTCCCAATGGGACATGATCATCCTTTTCTTTTACTCGGTGATATTGTGTGGCACAATCTCCTGCCGCGTAGATATCCTCAATACTGGTTTGCATATAGGCATTTACTTCGATTGCACCATTTACACTGGTTTTGATTCCTGTTCCTTCTAAAAAGGAAGTATTGGGCTTCACACCTACTGCGACTAGCACCAAATCTGTTTGATACTCTCCTTTATCGGTTTTCACAGATTCCACGTTGTCACTTCCACCGAATGCTTCCACGGATTCGCCCATTTTCAACTCAATGTTTTGCTTTATTGCTTCCTCGTGAATCAGTTCGGCCATGTCTTTATCAAATATTTTAGCCAATTGCTCATTTCTTTCAATGATCGTTACCTTCTTGCCAAGCTCCGCAAAACTTTCGGCCATTTCAAGCCCAATGTATCCGCCACCAATCACGGTCACATTACTTATATCCTTTTCCAGATAATTCATGATTGCCTTTGCATCAGGGATGGTCTTTAGTGAGAAAACACCAGGAAGTGTCACACCTTCCCACTTTGGAATGACTGAGCCTACACCAGTTGCAATCAGAAGGCGGTCATATGGAAGGCTGAACGTTTCGCCATTACTATGGTTTATTCCACTTACCATTTTATTCTCTGTGTCTACCTTTTGGACTTCATGGTATACTCGTGCATCAATGCCATATTTCTCTTTAAAAGTTGAC
The window above is part of the Mesobacillus jeotgali genome. Proteins encoded here:
- a CDS encoding malate:quinone oxidoreductase; amino-acid sequence: MSNVQKATDVILIGAGVMSATLGSLLKELAPDWEIKVFEKLASAGEESSNEWNNAGTGHAALCELNYTPEKPDGSIDISKAINVNEQFQISRQFWSHLVKSNLIRNPQDFIRPLPHMSLVEGEKNVEFLKNRFKALSAIPMFQGMEYSEDPAKLKEWIPLVMEGRTSTEPIAATKIDSGTDVNFGALTRMLFEHLESQKVQINYRHSVKDIKRASDGTWEVKVKNLESGRTESHFAKFIFIGGGGGSLPLLQKTGIPESKQIGGFPVSGLFMVCNNPEVVEQHHAKVYGKAKVGAPPMSVPHLDTRFIDNKKSLLFGPFAGFTPKFLKTGSNLDLIGSVKPNNIITMLAAGMKEMALTKYLIEQVMLSHEKRMEELREFIPNAKSEDWSIVVAGQRVQVIKDTDTGKGTLQFGTEVVSSSDGSVAALLGASPGASTAVNVMLEVLEKCFPEKMFEWKDKIKEMVPSYGVSLVENPELFHEIHESTAKMLGLNEKEKVLSR
- a CDS encoding CoA-disulfide reductase: MKILIIGGDAAGMSAAMQMVRNSSGHEITVLEKGGVYSYGQCGLPYVISGKIESTDKLIARTQSTFKEKYGIDARVYHEVQKVDTENKMVSGINHSNGETFSLPYDRLLIATGVGSVIPKWEGVTLPGVFSLKTIPDAKAIMNYLEKDISNVTVIGGGYIGLEMAESFAELGKKVTIIERNEQLAKIFDKDMAELIHEEAIKQNIELKMGESVEAFGGSDNVESVKTDKGEYQTDLVLVAVGVKPNTSFLEGTGIKTSVNGAIEVNAYMQTSIEDIYAAGDCATQYHRVKEKDDHVPLGTHANKQGQIAGLNMVDVHKTFKGIVGTSIIKFFDLSLGRTGLSETEANLLNIPYGSVTITATDIAGYYPDDKKMKLKLVYHKETHKVLGGQIIGENGVDKRIDVLSTAIFHSMTTDELLDLDLAYAPPYNGVWDPIQQAARRVK
- a CDS encoding DegV family protein; translated protein: MIKILADSTCDLSKEVLELYDIILAPLTINIEGKLYKDRVDIEPNDFYSILKGLSEHPTTGMPSPEEYLKIINKAVNDGYEEILCICMSSGTSGAYQSAAIAKDYFYEEYPESAVKIHVVDSKCMSHGSGWLIMKSAMMREQGASFEEIIDFNETYKTKVKHFLSVDDLNHLIKSGRLTNASAFIGKILMLKPIMTMKQGKGAIVAKERGRNKVLKHYVQEFIKRNDNEMTEFILIGYTSDKAVAETLKQKLREEAGFSGAIHIMQMGVSVGTHVGPGAISMFFIEK
- the ahpF gene encoding alkyl hydroperoxide reductase subunit F, which codes for MLLDADIKAQLAQYLQMMEGDVLLKVSAGSDDVSRDMLALVDELATMSSHIKVEHAELERTPSFSVNRPGEDTGVTFAGIPLGHEFTSLVLALLQVSGRAPKVDQKVIDQVKAIKDEYRFETYVSLSCHNCPDVVQALNLMSILNPGISHVMIDGAAFKDEVESKQVMAVPTVFLNGETFGSGRMSLEEILAKMGSGPDASELSDKDPYDVLVVGGGPAGSSAAIYAARKGIRTGIVAERFGGQVMDTLGIENFISVKHTEGPKLVASLEEHVKEYGVDIMNLQRAKSLTKKDLIELELDNGAVLKSKTVIISTGARWRNVNVPGEAEFKNKGVAYCPHCDGPLFEGKDVAVIGGGNSGVEAAIDLAGIVKHVTVIEFNPELKADQVLQDRLHSLQNVTVVTNAQTTEITGTDKVNGISYVDRATGEEHHVELQGVFVQIGLVPNTEWLGDTLERTRFGEIVVDKHGATDLPGVFAAGDCTDSAYKQIIISMGSGATAALGAFDYLIRN
- a CDS encoding DUF421 domain-containing protein, encoding MEFFQSQESLTAIQWILRAIIGFFFLLIVTRALGQRAISQLRPLDFAIALVIGNIIAHPLSDEHLGLKGSIITTTVLLALYLGGIYMILKFSWFRRLLSHAPITIVENGEILYKGLKKARISIDVLLEELRERKIEDVKKVALAIWEADGKLSVFLDPKYEPLTPSSMQMAAEPFNFPRTIIKEGKINYEVLNQVHKDEGWVVSNLENIYQTGVQDVLLATLDNKDILKVFLYK
- the ahpC gene encoding alkyl hydroperoxide reductase subunit C — translated: MALIGTQVLPFTANAFHNGEFITVTEENLKGKWSVVVFYPADFTFVCPTELEDMQNEYATLKEMGAEVYSVSTDTHFTHKAWHDHSEAIGKIEYIMIGDPSQKISRNFDVLNEEDGLAERGTFIIDPDGVIQTVEINAGGIGRDASQVVNKLKAAQYVRNNPGEVCPAKWKEGGETLKPSLDLVGKI